In Corticium candelabrum chromosome 1, ooCorCand1.1, whole genome shotgun sequence, the genomic stretch AATATCAATAATGATATTGATTGTTTTGGCAAGTAAAAGTAAACCCAGGACTTCAGAGCTGTCACTCTCAGTCTGAGTAATTTCACTATTATACTCTACTTcatataaacaaaaatatacgGGTCCACaataacttgagtgactttagtcatcaggatggcaacctcgcTGGTATAATTGGTCATTGCGTGAACTCAGTtagtcgtcaaatgacaacttgacgacCACTTGTTCGAACACCGATGCACATGTGACCATGTACAAGCACAAACATTTAACAGGAAAATAAATTGTTCACGAGAGGTGTGTTGACAGTGATTTCATGATCATGACCTGATTTATCTGCTTTATTCTCTAGCTTTCTGTATTTGGACATTCTTGCTTAGAGATGTTGAGGTACATCTTGAGTTTTGGCAAAGTCTGTTCAGATGTAGAGAAAGCGCTGTTCTCTGGTATGCTGTTTTCTCAGAATTTGTTATTTGGTGATTGTTGGGTATTGACACTATTGTACGTCAGGGTTTTAAGAGATCAGGCGTAGGAacctagatttggttgaggggGTACACATTTGCCTAAGAGGGCGTGGCTCCTCACAACAAGGCTAAATGTTTTATTAGTTAATCATGTATATTGATGATACACAGCAAAAACAGGAAACCACTATAGTGTTAGTGCAGTAATACTGTATGTCATGTCAGTGTTATCAACGTTTGTCATCCTTATATATTGACAGCTGGAAAATTTATAAGGTCACGTACGCCCAGTTCCACCCCCCACCCCCCATTCCTACACTATGTTTCAGGTCACAGCGCCTAGATAGGCATAAACTTCAGCTGGTGCTTTCCAGGCATTACAGTTCTCTACCCTTTACTTCTAATGTGGGAAGTTCCAATACCTCGATTTCCCTTCTATGATAAGCTTTGTAGAatggaaacaaacaaaacaacaacaatatatatataatatatgtatatagtattTATTGACTGTATAACTGAGATTTCCGTTGCTTTATATACATCATGTATACTAAGGCTGGATATACTTTGGTGGTGGTTAGCACCTGTAGAAGACATACATAGTTTAATTGCTATGTGGTTGTACTTGTGATAGGGCCGCTTATCCAAAATATTTAATTCACTATGAAATCAAGACACAAATCTCCTTATATACATCAAGCTAAGTCGATAATTGCAGGATCACGTGCGTCATCTGGAAACACAGGTTAACTTGAAAACAGCTGTATATATGCTATAATATACAGTTATTATCAAAGTGTTCACTTAGGTGTTTGTAGAAAGTACTGTGTCAACGATATAGATGTGTTCATAGATGATAGACTTAGTAAATATTCTTTGAGTGCAATGCAGTTTGGACATGGAACTATACATACTCCGTATAAATTTAGTGTATGTATACCTATTTACTGAACACTCCCCATCTTCAGGTCAGGTCAGTTAGGCAATGCAATAACCATTTGCTCCCATGATGCACGGATAAGAGAGGTTAACAGAGTAACGATATTCAGAACTCTAAATGCCAGAGGCACAATTGAACCCGATAGGAATTCCTTGACTGGCATTAGGAACACCGTATATTTGGTGGAAAGTGATGACTCACATGTCATATCAAAATTCAATATTGTCTACTATTTTGTAGAGTTAGACATATTTTTTTCACATTCAAATAACAGGCTCCTCATCTAGTACTCTATAAAAATACCACTACATACCGTGTACAATGCTAGGCTGCTTTGTCTTCATTGATCAACAGTGACTCCTTCGACTCGGTTCTTTTCATGAATGAATACCTCCACGACTTCGAGAAGTGTAAAATTCTATGATAAAGCACAACACATCAACAAACTGATACCACCAAACCCAAGACATGTTAAATCTGCAAGCTACAGTATTTGTATAAGCATTCGATATCTCTAATATGTTTCCATCTGAGATCACTATTCATAACTGTCATGACAACTATTGTTTGTAGCAGTAGTAGCATCACCCTTTgtcaattgattaataatGTATCACAAATGAATAAGACTTACACTATGAGAATGAACATGACTACATAAACGAAAGCCATGACAAGGAAAGTGAAGGCTCCAGAATTGGGTAGAAAGCTGATATTGTCTTGATTGATAGCAGAATACAATGGATTGAAGATTACTACTGCTAGTAATGAATTTATGGTCTCCACGGATGATGAAAGAGAGAAGAGGGCTCCTTGGTGTTCTTTCACAACACATTTTGATAACATAGATGTCAACGTTGgagcaacaacagcagacGGTAAGCCGATGCCCAAAACttcaacaaaaataaacaacaactgaTCAGAGCAATAAGAAATTGAAACTAAGCTACTTTGCAGTCATGGAACACAAAGTAGAATGCTTCACTAGTCAAATACCTAGAAACATGCTCCACGTTGAGGTGACAAATGTGAGATAGACAAATTCTGCAATAAAAGATAGAATGCCCACCAATACTATTGTTGAATCTCTCATATGGAAGAAAGTGGTAAAAACCGTTAAAACGACTGTTGCCCCCAAAATCATACAGAAATATGACAATCCAAAGAAGTAGCCGATTATACTCGTACTCCAACACAAAGGTGTACCAAGAAAATAAAGGTACATTATGATAGGCGAACCATCACCGACGAGAACACTGAGGCCGTCAGCAAGCAACAACAGGCAAAGGCACCATATCGGTTTACTGTGTACCTCCCTTGATTTCAATATCTGAAATCCTCTGATGGCAGACTTCATACTACATCCATTCCCATCATCTGGTGGAGTAACATCATGATCAGCATAACCATCATTACGACTTCTAGTAGTCATGCTCTCCTTGTCATTGACATCACTGCTGTCTCTATCTTCGGCCCTCAGTGGATCATCAAGCAAgaacaacacatacaacaagcAGAAAAAATAACTGAGCAAACAGGCGAAGAGAACACTAAAAGGGCCAATGTACTGCAATAGAACGCCACCAGCTGCTCGTCCCATTCCTGCTCCTAGAGCCATCATTCCACTCAGTATGCCAAGACGTCTCGTTCTCGTTTTGATGCTAGACACATCTGACGTGTAAGAATAGACAGCCAGATACAACAGAGTGTTACCGCCCGACAACCCATAGGGTATGGTACCAAAAAACATGTAACCAATGGGCAATTTccagtaaacaacaacaagcagCACAATCATGAAGCAAGCTCCTGCAATCACAGGAATTATCATCATCAACCTCCTGCCGTGTTTGAGTCTATCCGACCAGCTCCCAATCGCTAGAGTCACGGCGACCGACGgaatgtagacagacagaacgagATAGAGCAGCCATTTCGAAGCAGCCGACTGAGCCCTCCTCTCCGCTTCGAATTCCTCTCCCGTGTTGTTGCCACACGTTTGTGTCCTATTATTGCTGTGCACGTCATATTCCTTGTAGAAGTAGTCGTTCAAAAAGCTAGTGATCCAAGTCGATTCCGACAATAATGCATAGTAAAAGAATACAACGACAGGATCAGGCACTCGTACACGACAGGACGCCATACGCACCGCCCACTAGTTGCATCAGTaacaggggcggcggagcgagttgaaagttgagggggctgaaagggtaaacattacagaaagcagaaattctacagcataaagttgataaagttgggggggctctagcccccccagccccccggctccgccgcccctgagTAAGCTCCAGTTTAGTAATTTGGTACAGTGCAGCGACtatgtacagacaaacaggttcACTACAGCACAGCTCCTACAGACGGCAAACTGCACCACGCCTGGTTCCTGTCGGTATTCTTTGTTGCAAGCCTCTAGTAGGAGGTGTGCCAGTGGCAGGAAACACGTCATAATAGCTTTGCTGTGTTTACGGATCTGGCTTTCCTGATCAAGTTCTTTCCAATGACGTAGGAATCAATCTGAAAATTTTCCCACAGACTCCATAATGGACGTTTTTTAGTATACCTACAAGTATAGCAGCATGCCTAAACTGCAgtgcaaaatatttttagagACGTGAGACTGTGATGCCTACAAGTACTTTAGTAGTATACCTACTAGACTTGACCCGTTAGCCCTATAGTGTACAAGGGCAGCAGGGGCTATAGAAACTGTCATAATATCCGAATCTTGCTTATAACTAGATCTTGTAAAAGTGAGAGCTAGCGCTCTGAAGCAGCTACTCAAGAATTTCAATTGAATGATCTCATCACTATAGCACATAGTGATCAAGAATATAGAGAAGAGGCCGAATTTCATAAATGTTGTGAACCAGATCTCATCACTATAGCACAATAAATGCGTGGTAGTTATGATGATAAATTAGACAAATTTAGTATTTCTTTCTATCAGTCTTCATTGTACAGTATTTTGAATAAGTTTCCTGTGTGATGTTTTTAGGAATATATTTTGCTGAGAATTTTGTCCAAGTGCAATTATAACCTACATGCATGGAACCAGTGGTGGAACATGATTAATTTATGTCGGATCGTGATCATTCATATACTACATTTGCCATAAACAAATGCTACCGTGTGATGTTGGACTTGGAAACCATGCATTTCGGCAGTTTGCAGCTATGGAAATGGCACATGCTGCTCTTGGTCACACTACAGTTATTGGTAGGCCAGACACAGAATGACTGCATTTTGCAGAGTATGTTTTACGTATACTGGAGAACAGGCAATGGATAACTTATACATGAAGCTTGTGATTGCAGTTATATAGACTTGCAGAATAGAACTGTGAGTAACAGGGACGTGTTTTCTCAGACTTTGGATGTCAAACTACCATACATTCCTATTGTTTCTCATGTAATTGAGCACGAGTCTTGGGTTTATTATCTTATATGCCTTTGTTGGCAAACCATGTACCAGTGTTCGAATTTTATGGCAGTCGTAGTCATCATCTTGGCAACCTCGCAGAATTTTTCAGTCGTCACAAGTTTAGGACTTCTACATATCTTTCataaaatatcaaataatgatattgattgttctggcaagtaaacgAAATCCCAGGACTTCAGAGGTGTGAATCTCAGTCTGAGTAATTTCACTATACTCTAC encodes the following:
- the LOC134179811 gene encoding proton-coupled folate transporter-like; its protein translation is MASCRVRVPDPVVVFFYYALLSESTWITSFLNDYFYKEYDVHSNNRTQTCGNNTGEEFEAERRAQSAASKWLLYLVLSVYIPSVAVTLAIGSWSDRLKHGRRLMMIIPVIAGACFMIVLLVVVYWKLPIGYMFFGTIPYGLSGGNTLLYLAVYSYTSDVSSIKTRTRRLGILSGMMALGAGMGRAAGGVLLQYIGPFSVLFACLLSYFFCLLYVLFLLDDPLRAEDRDSSDVNDKESMTTRSRNDGYADHDVTPPDDGNGCSMKSAIRGFQILKSREVHSKPIWCLCLLLLADGLSVLVGDGSPIIMYLYFLGTPLCWSTSIIGYFFGLSYFCMILGATVVLTVFTTFFHMRDSTIVLVGILSFIAEFVYLTFVTSTWSMFLVLGIGLPSAVVAPTLTSMLSKCVVKEHQGALFSLSSSVETINSLLAVVIFNPLYSAINQDNISFLPNSGAFTFLVMAFVYVVMFILIVILHFSKSWRYSFMKRTESKESLLINEDKAA